From a single Lolium rigidum isolate FL_2022 chromosome 7, APGP_CSIRO_Lrig_0.1, whole genome shotgun sequence genomic region:
- the LOC124677961 gene encoding dof zinc finger protein 1-like: protein MDAAHWPQGLGQLKPMEEMLMGTGANLQVQGSNPNPNPAALAPGGAVRGGSGTPAMAVAGAGAGAGAGAGSTERRARPQKEKAINCPRCNSTNTKFCYYNNYSLQQPRYFCKTCRRYWTEGGSLRNVPVGGGSRKNKRSSSSLSSASASAASTSVASSSMAGATSNKNPKLAHDGAAHDLNLAFPHHHGGMQQAQAEYMAFPSLESSSLCNPAGGSTMGARAGGALSAMELLRSTGCYMPLQVPMQMPGEYGAAGFTLGEFRPPPPHSQSQNLLGFSLDAHGPAGGASSAGYGSSAGMQGMQDRAGRLLFPFEDLKPAASSGAGGGESGDGGSGAGVDGGHHHQFEQGNKEQQGNGAPGGQDTPVFWNGMIGGGTSW, encoded by the exons ATGGATGCAGCCCACTGGCCCCAG GGGCTAGGGCAGCTGAAGCCCATGGAGGAGATGCTGATGGGAACAGGCGCGAACCTGCAGGTGCAAGGGTCAAATCCGAATCCGAATCCGGCGGCgttggcacctgggggcgccgtgAGGGGTGGAAGTGGAACGCCGGCCATGGCAGTGGCGGGTGcaggtgccggtgccggtgcagGCGCTGGAAGCACGGAGCGGCGGGCGCGGCCGCAGAAGGAGAAGGCGATCAACTGCCCTAGGTGCAACTCCACCAACACCAAGTTCTGCTACTACAACAACTACAGCCTCCAGCAGCCGCGCTACTTCTGCAAGACCTGCCGCCGGTACTGGACCGAGGGCGGATCCTTGCGCAACGTCCCCGTCGGCGGCGGCTCCCGTAAGAACAAGCGCTCGTCATCGTCTTTGTCCTCCGCGTCCGCGTCGGCCGCGAGCACGTCTGTCGCCAGCTCGTCCATGGCCGGGGCGACGTCCAATAAGAACCCGAAGCTGGCGCACGACGGCGCGGCGCACGACCTGAACCTGGCGTTTCCGCACCACCATGGCGGTATGCAGCAGGCGCAGGCGGAGTACATGGCGTTCCCGAGCCTGGAGAGCAGTAGCCTGTGTAACCCGGCCGGCGGCAGCACAATGGGCGCCCGGGCCGGTGGCGCACTCTCCGCGATGGAGCTGCTTCGGAGCACAGGCTGCTATATGCCACTGCAGGTGCCGATGCAGATGCCAGGAGAGTACGGCGCCGCGGGGTTCACTCTTGGCGAGTTCCGCCCGCCCCCGCCGCACTCGCAGTCGCAGAACTTGCTCGGCTTCTCGCTGGACGCGCACGGCCCGGCGGGCGGGGCTTCTTCGGCGGGGTACGGCTCAAGCGCGGGGATGCAAGGGATGCAAGACAGAGCGGGCAGGTTGCTGTTCCCGTTCGAGGACTTGAAGCCAGCTGCAAGCTCAGGCGCCGGTGGAGGTGAGAGCGGTGACGGCGGCTCTGGCGCCGGCGTGGACGGTGGCCACCACCATCAGTTCGAGCAAGGCAACAAGGAGCAACAAGGCAATGGCGCCCCCGGCGGGCAAGACACCCCGGTGTTCTGGAACGGCATGATCGGCGGTGGCACTTCTTGGTAA